GATCTCTTCGCGGCCTGTACACTCCCAACCCGAAACAAAGTGCTCTCATGGACAGAAATCGTGCCCAATCGATTTACGGGGGAGGACCTTGACGCGTTTTTGGAAATTGTGGACAAGCGGCTCTACCCAACAAATGCGGCAATGGTAGCAGATAAAAATTCTCCACTTCTCCCGGTCCCATGTGCTGTTTGTCTTGTCTGCAAAGATGGTCGGGAGCGCCGTGGCAGTTTTCGCTGGCGCGGGCGGAACATTGTCATCATCGGTTACTTTGGATGCATGGATGAAAAGCTTGATGCGGCTTTCAAAACAGAGAAACGCACGCCACGCCAGGGGATGTACAGCATCACTGCCGCTGTATTTCCCTCTATTGGTGATCGTACGTTTGACCGCGTTCTTGCCTTAGCACCAGTGATGCTTCGGGGGCAGTTTGTGGGATCTGTGTTGCAACTCCGtaggggaggaggggaattCGCAACGCCCTTGAGTGAGCGTGGGGAAATGGTTGATGTCTCTAGTGAGGCTCCTTCGCTCGGAGCGGGAATTGGTGGAGTGGTAGGGCAATCAGATGGATTGATTCATGAGGATTCTGCAGTTGACAGCGCCTTCGAAATGTTCGTGGAGCGCGTCTCCCAGATGTCTGTATTCGTTGAGGTGGTCTCGGATAACTACTCGTCACTGAAGTCTCTAGTGGAAAATGTTGCCTTCATCCAGATTCATACACAGGCGGAACCTAAACAGTGTACGCTTGATCTTCCTCCAATCGTTCAGAACGCCTTTAATCGCACTACAACTGCGAGCAGTTGCGAGAAGAAAGCTGACGCGGAGGGTCACCATGCAGAAAAGTCGCCTCCACAACGTTCATCTGCCATGGAACAGGGGTCTTCTTGTTGCACCGTGCAAGGAGTAAGCTGCTCGTTGGAGCGCGATGATTTAACCGATCTGTCCAGTGTGGAGCCTGAAGGTTCATCTCACTTAAGTAAAGTGCCAACGGAGGATGGTGGTAGTTTTCACTTCTGTACAGAGATAGTTCGTGTTCATTTCAACGAGAGATATGTGTCCCTAGCCATCCAGTGGCTCTCAAGTTTCTTCCGAAAACCAACCTTGCTTGAGAATGGTTATTGGGTACACTACTGcctgaaaaaggaagaggaagtgatACGCAGAATACTCTGCCATCGCGATACTATTGTCTCCGGTTGGCGAACGTCTCACCCCGAACTCGCTAATCAATACATGGGTGACGGCACGGACAAACTACTGGAGCACGTACGGATCCTTCAGCACGAATTACAACAAGCCCGCAAGGCTGCAGAAGAACCTACACTGCGTAAAAAAGCCAGTACGCCTCCCACTCTGCCGTGTCCGAATACCACTTCAATGGCAGTGTTGGCACCACCCCCTCCGCCTCATGTGATGCCGTACgccgtgcctcctcttccgtcaccggtttattttgttcaacAGCAACCTGTGGGAAACCCCATGTTTGTGTCGTTGCTTCCTTTTCAGCAAGTGCAGCAGGTTCCACAAGTGCAACAGATCCCACAATTTCAGCAGGTGCCGCAAATTCAGCCACTGCAACAGATTTCGCATGTGCAGCAGATCCCTCAATTGCAGCAAACCCAACCGGTACAGTCGATATCGCATGTTCAGCAGATTTCGCATGTGCAACCGattcatcaagtgcagcaaaTCTCACATGTGCAACCGATGCCATTGTACCACCTCCAACCACCTGAATTACAACAGCCCTCGGTTTGTTATCTTCCCTTTGGGGATGGAGGAGCTCTACCCCCAAGTTATGTCATTCCAAGCTCGCTGTCGTAGTGATACATAGTGaggaaataagaaaaacaaaaaaaatggatgAACGTGTGTAGTTCCATACCATGACTAGAGGAGCTGGAACGGCTCGTTCTTgttcttttgattttttttcttcctttttataaaatttttaattttgttgttttctttttcttccctgttCTTCCTCTTGAAATGGTTAATTACCTTCCACTAGGATTGCTGTTTTTTGCCCTCTCAGaaggcgtttttttttctttgtgcgcTCTGCTCGCATATTCGACATGTCCATCCTTTTTAGTTTTGCTtataaaatgaggaaaaaagaaaatgaagactCGTTtctctttatgtttttgttccttctgtttgtgtgtgtttgttgttgttgttgtttttgcgtgattttatgtgtgtgtgggtagttgtttttctttttcttttttttttgctgctttcgAAGCATTACGACTTGTAGCTGAGCGTTAAAAGCGAAtgattattatattattattattattccctcctcttcctacTTGTCTTTGTTCGGCGGGTGTGTTTCTCCGTCGTGtttcctacttttttttttgtgtatgtgtctgtgtgtgtctttttttttttcctgcttcaaATTTGCTGCAGACAAATAaacagagaaaataaaagagatgGTCATCttctcttgttgttgtttattgtgattcattttttgtttgtttgtttgtttgggggAAGTCCGCGGATATGTAGAACaattatgtttttctttttttttttgcttaagAAGTGGGaagtagttttttttttttctgcttttggtTGTTTTGATTTCCTGTTTTTGGTTGTCTCAGCCTTGCGTCCATTTGGATCAAGATAACACACAACTTCTTatttgtcttgttttttgttactttttcgtttttttatacttttttttttctcttttactactttctcttcctgtgttcgactttttttttttttaatctttgttttctttttttgtttgtttatttatcaGTTGTGCTGTTCTGCTTCATCTCATTTCTGCGGCTTTTCACACTTTTTTcggtcat
This region of Trypanosoma brucei brucei TREU927 chromosome 1, complete sequence genomic DNA includes:
- a CDS encoding hypothetical protein, conserved (GPI-Anchor Signal predicted for Tb927.1.1500 by DGPI v2.04 with cleavage site probability 0.442 near 649); this translates as MGGAPSREATVVYSYLRGTYEIGLIPLTSAFFGRPSGRGEHEGENVLRGHFLQMREDLFAACTLPTRNKVLSWTEIVPNRFTGEDLDAFLEIVDKRLYPTNAAMVADKNSPLLPVPCAVCLVCKDGRERRGSFRWRGRNIVIIGYFGCMDEKLDAAFKTEKRTPRQGMYSITAAVFPSIGDRTFDRVLALAPVMLRGQFVGSVLQLRRGGGEFATPLSERGEMVDVSSEAPSLGAGIGGVVGQSDGLIHEDSAVDSAFEMFVERVSQMSVFVEVVSDNYSSLKSLVENVAFIQIHTQAEPKQCTLDLPPIVQNAFNRTTTASSCEKKADAEGHHAEKSPPQRSSAMEQGSSCCTVQGVSCSLERDDLTDLSSVEPEGSSHLSKVPTEDGGSFHFCTEIVRVHFNERYVSLAIQWLSSFFRKPTLLENGYWVHYCLKKEEEVIRRILCHRDTIVSGWRTSHPELANQYMGDGTDKLLEHVRILQHELQQARKAAEEPTLRKKASTPPTLPCPNTTSMAVLAPPPPPHVMPYAVPPLPSPVYFVQQQPVGNPMFVSLLPFQQVQQVPQVQQIPQFQQVPQIQPLQQISHVQQIPQLQQTQPVQSISHVQQISHVQPIHQVQQISHVQPMPLYHLQPPELQQPSVCYLPFGDGGALPPSYVIPSSLS